The Nitrospiraceae bacterium genome segment TTAAAATCGTTTTTTCGTATTTCGGTGATATCGTGAGCAAGCACCATCCCCACTGCGTTTTGCACAGGAACAGTCTTTGCTCCAATTTTGCTTAATACTTCCGTGCCTTTCGCATCACACATGGCTCTCTCCTGAAAAATAGTCTTTACTTTTATCTGTAAACATCTTTGAATTTTCTGTCAACAAACTCGTTTATCCCGTTTTCAAGACGCTCATATTTTTTAAGAAATTTTCTCGCTTCTTTTGTAAGAACTGCTCCGCCTCCGTTTTTTCCGCCTGCCTGTGTTTCAACGAGTTTTATGCCAAGCCTTTCTTCCATGGCTTTTATGTAGCCCCACGCCTTTCTGTATGAAATGTTGATGTCTTTTGCAGCCCTGTTTATCGAGCCGTATCTTTTTATTGCCTCAAGAAGAAATCTCCTTCCTCTTCCGAAAACAGGCTCGCCGTCAACCTCTATCCAAAGCTTTGACTTTATCTCCATATCGCTATGACTTTTCTGCATAACGCTAAATAATAAAAAAACCTGATTTAATTAGTCAATAACATAATATGATTTCCCGGAGCAGGGTCTGCAGAGCGTTTTGCCGTCTTTTGACAAATCCCGAAGATCCTGAACATATTCACCGCAGATATCACACTTAACTCTCTTTAAAGGTCTGCCGGGCATGTCCTCCGGTTTTATCTCGACTTTCACTTCCATAGAATCAAAAAGCTCGCTGTCAGACATTACTTTGTAAGCCTCGATCTGAGCCTTATATTTATCTTCTATATCAGGAAAATAAGTTTTTGCCTTTTCTCTTGAGTCCTCTCTTGCCGCTACCCTGAGAGCTTTCCCTATCTTTAGGTTGATGAATGTAGCTGCCATCTTTCCGTAGTCTGCAAATTTCATTGTCCTGTGTCCAAGACTGCATCCCGTTACAGACTGTATTGCATCAGTAGCGCACCTGTCTATTTCCACAAAAACAATTATGTTTTTACGGTCTCTGCCTTTTGGTTCTTCAATCCCAATCCCCTTTAGTCCGAATATGGACATCCTGACCCCAAGCACCTGTCCCGGGCAGAGATGACCGTGAACTCTGACAGATTCTTCTAAAAGCTTTTCAAAATCAAAATGGTTCATAAGGTTTCTATTTTAATACCACTCGATGCCAAGGTCAACATTATAAACAAACCCTTCCTTTTTTAGAGAGCGCTGTAATATAATAATTTTGCTTTGTATCAAAATAATCACAGGAAGATTTAACTTAAAAACTTATATGCTCGTCGGTTATAACGATAATATAACCTTCAATGGAAAAGTCTATCATGTCCAGACCGAGGACAGCGGTATGAAGAATCCTGTCATAATCACGCTTCTATATTATAAAGGCACGATCCTCGGCTCGAAGAAAACAGAGTATTCACATATCCTGAGCAGTCCTGACATGAAGATCAGGGTGAGAGACCTTATGAAAACACAGCATCATTCTATGCTCAAGGAACTTCATAGCGGGAGATACACTCATGAAGCTCCGGAAGAAGATATCTCAAGCCCTATAGAAACAGATTCCGTGACGCTTGATATCACTGAGAAAGATGAAGATAAAAAAGACAAGTCGCTCGATGACATCCTGCTTGACTATATATTAAAAAAGGAAAAGGGTAAATGAAAACTTCAAACACCAAAGACATTGAGTTTCTTAAAAAGCAGGCTAATTCTGTGCGAATCGAGATACTCAAGATGCTTGCGGAAGCAGGCTCAGGACATACCGGCGGCTCATTATCAGCCGCTGACATTGCAACAGCGCTTTATTTCTATAAGATGCGGCACAACCCAAAGGATCCTTTATGGAAAGAGAGAGACAGGTTTGTTCTCTCGAAAGGACATGCAGCGCCTCTTCTATATACTGTGCTTGCGCTTTCAGGCTACTTTGATCCTTCTCTTTTAAAAACTCTGCGCAAGATCGGAAGCCCTTTACAGGGACATCCTTGTTCAAAAATGCTTCCCGGAATAGAAATATCAACAGGCTCTCTTGGACAAGGACTCTCTATTGCAAACGGCATAGCTCTAGGCTTGAAGATGGATAAACTGGATTCAAGGGTCTATTGTCTTTTAGGCGACGGAGAAACGCAGGAGGGACAGGTCTGGGAAGCTGCCATGTCTGCTTCTCATTACAATCTTGATAATATGTGTGCGATAATCGATAATAATGGGCTTCAGATAGACGGACACTGCTGTGATGTAATGACAATAGAGCCGATTATAGAAAAATGGCAGGCATTCGGCTGGAATGTAATTGATATTGACGGACATAATATGCAGGCGATTGTCAATGCGCTCGATGCTGCAGAGACAATAAAGGACAAGCCGACAATGATAGTTGCAAGAACAGTAAAAGGCAAAGGCGTATCAATATTTGAAGGTAAGGCAAAGTATCACGGGCTCGCGCCGACATCCGATGAGCTTGCAAAGGCGCTGGAGGAGCTTGGGCAGAAGGAGAGCGCATGAAAAACACCGAGGCAGTTAAAAACGAGATTAACCGCTCTGAACAGCACGCAACCCGCGATGCATACGGAGCAGCTCTTCTCGCGCTTGGCAAGAAAAGAAATGATATTGTTGTTCTTGACGCTGATCTTTCCGGCTCAACAAAAACAGCTTCTTTTGCAAAAGCTTTTCCAGAGAGATTCTTTAACATGGGGGTTTCAGAACAGGATCTTATAGGCACAGCAGGAGGACTTTCTCTTACAGGGAAAATCCCGTTTGCCTCAACATTTGCGATCTTCGAGACAGGAAGGGCATGGGAACAGATAAGACAGACTCTCTGTTATTCGCATTTGAATGTAAAGCTGGTTGCAACACACAGCGGAATAACAGTTGCAGAAGACGGCGCCTCGCATCAGGCAATAGAGGACATTGCGCTCATGAGAGTTCTGCCGAACATGACTGTAATAGTTCCGGCAGACAGCATAGAGACAACAAAGGCTATTGAGGCAGTTACTGATTTTAACGGTCCTGTATATGTAAGGCTCGGCAGGGCAAAGGTCCCGGCAGTAATGCCTGATGCTTATAAATTTGAAATCGGAAAGGCATATACATTCCACTTAGGCAAGGATGCAAATATTATTGCAACAGGGATTATGGTTTCTCCTTCTTTGAAAGCTATGGAAATATTGAAGAAGCAAGGCATAGACGCAGGCGTTATAAATGTATCAACCATAAAACCGCTTGACACTGAGACAATTTTGAAAGCGGCGAAAAGATCAAAACTTATAGTAACGGTAGAGGAGCATTCCATTATCGGCGGGCTTGGCGGAGCAGTCTGCGAATTTTTATCGGAGAATCACCAAATCCCAGTAAAGAGAATGGGAATAAGAGATACATTCGGGTGTTCAGGAAGTTCTGATGAATTGATGAAGCTTTACGGACTCACTGCGGATGATATAGTAAAGACTGTCAAACAA includes the following:
- a CDS encoding transketolase — protein: MKTSNTKDIEFLKKQANSVRIEILKMLAEAGSGHTGGSLSAADIATALYFYKMRHNPKDPLWKERDRFVLSKGHAAPLLYTVLALSGYFDPSLLKTLRKIGSPLQGHPCSKMLPGIEISTGSLGQGLSIANGIALGLKMDKLDSRVYCLLGDGETQEGQVWEAAMSASHYNLDNMCAIIDNNGLQIDGHCCDVMTIEPIIEKWQAFGWNVIDIDGHNMQAIVNALDAAETIKDKPTMIVARTVKGKGVSIFEGKAKYHGLAPTSDELAKALEELGQKESA
- a CDS encoding winged helix-turn-helix domain-containing protein translates to MEIKSKLWIEVDGEPVFGRGRRFLLEAIKRYGSINRAAKDINISYRKAWGYIKAMEERLGIKLVETQAGGKNGGGAVLTKEARKFLKKYERLENGINEFVDRKFKDVYR
- a CDS encoding transketolase family protein, with the protein product MKNTEAVKNEINRSEQHATRDAYGAALLALGKKRNDIVVLDADLSGSTKTASFAKAFPERFFNMGVSEQDLIGTAGGLSLTGKIPFASTFAIFETGRAWEQIRQTLCYSHLNVKLVATHSGITVAEDGASHQAIEDIALMRVLPNMTVIVPADSIETTKAIEAVTDFNGPVYVRLGRAKVPAVMPDAYKFEIGKAYTFHLGKDANIIATGIMVSPSLKAMEILKKQGIDAGVINVSTIKPLDTETILKAAKRSKLIVTVEEHSIIGGLGGAVCEFLSENHQIPVKRMGIRDTFGCSGSSDELMKLYGLTADDIVKTVKQGLE
- a CDS encoding FmdE family protein; protein product: MNHFDFEKLLEESVRVHGHLCPGQVLGVRMSIFGLKGIGIEEPKGRDRKNIIVFVEIDRCATDAIQSVTGCSLGHRTMKFADYGKMAATFINLKIGKALRVAAREDSREKAKTYFPDIEDKYKAQIEAYKVMSDSELFDSMEVKVEIKPEDMPGRPLKRVKCDICGEYVQDLRDLSKDGKTLCRPCSGKSYYVID